CAATAAATGCAATCACCATATCTTTCATGGCGGCTTCCTCTAGGATAATTTCAGAATGGCTTGCCGCAACAATTTGCGAATTTTGCTTTTTTGCCACTTCAGTCATTATTTGATATATTTGCCTCTGGCGTAGTATTTCAAGATGGGCATCCGGCTCATCTAACAATAAGATGGCCCCGGGGTGAGAAAAAAGTTGAGCCAATAAGAGTAGCATTTGCTGTAGCCCGCGTCCCGAGCTAATGAGATCAAGCTTAACTCTACTTGACTCTTCATAACTCATAGTAATTTCTCCTCGGGATTTTATATATACTGGTGCATTAAGACTGATCCCGAATAGCTTCTTTATGAATTCACACAACTCTTTCCAATCATTAGGTCTTTGGCTTATTTGATAACACAAATTTCTCAGAACTTGCGCGGTTTGCCCCTCGCCTAAAAGTACATCTATAGTACCCTGCTCCAATTTGGGTTCTACTGCTGCCAAACCAGACATTGGCGGTAAGAATGTGACATTAATATCTTCAAATTCCGTGGGAATTGGCATACGTAATATAGGTTTCAAATTATTTAATCTTAATGGGCGACAATATAAGTATTCAGCATTCGCGTAATCAAATTCCAAACCACATTTTATGCATTTGTCCCCTTTTACCATTTCGACGATTATTTCAACCAAAATATTTTCTGTTGTTAACTTGCCATTCACTTTCTTGTGGTTCCGAACATGAAGATCTTTCCATAAATGGTCTGCCGTTGGATTTGGTATTGCAATAAGATCTTTTCTCCCAATTGTAACGCCAGCTCTTTTTGTTGGTGCATCCCCTGTCCCTCTTTTACTAAGCCATTGCTTAAGTCCAGTATGCCATAATGCCAGGGCCTGAAGTGCTGTTGTTTTGCCAGAATTATTTGGTCCTATCAATACAACTGACTGCCCCAACTCAAATTCGATATCCCCAAATTTCTTAAAGTTCTTTACTTTTATGTTGGTTATCATCTATTACCTCCCCGGCCAAATTAATGTACCCTTATTCTTCAAACAGACTGGCTTGATCTTTCAGATCCAATTTTATCCCCAGATGCCGGCAGGCATCCTGTGAGACCATCCGCCCCCGTCTGGTGCGCTGGAGAAACCCAATCTTTAGAAGGTACGGCTCTACCATATCGACCAGCGTGTCGATTTCCTCATTGAGCGTCGCCCCCAGCGCTTCAATCCCGACCGGCCCCCCCTTATAATAATCTATGATCACCTTCAGAAATTTCCTGTCCAGCGAATCAAGCCCGATTGTATCAATCCCCTCGGCCTCAAGCGCCGTATTCGCCAATTCGATATCAATATCGCCGTCAGCCTTGACCGAGGCAAAATCGCGCACCCGACGCAGCAGACGATTGGCCACCCGCGGCGTTCCCCGCGCGCGGCGAGATATCTCCGAGGCCGCCTCGACGGTAATCTTGACACTGAGCAACTGCGCCGATCGCGTAATTATCTCCATCAACTCTTCCGGCGGATAGAAATCGATATGATAGTACAACCCGAACCGGTCGCGCAGCGGCGGCGAGAGCAGTCCCGCCCGCGTCGTCGCGCCGATTAGTGTGAATCTTTTCAGTGGAATATTGATTACTTTCGCAAAAGCTCCCTTATCCACCACAAAGTCAACCTTGAAATCCTCCATTGCCGGATAGATAAATTCCTCAATCGCGGCCGAGAGGCGGTGTATTTCGTCGATAAATAATATATCCCCTTCCCCCAGATTGGTGAGAATTCCCATCAGGTCGCCGGTGCGGCTCAGCGATGGCCCCGAGGTCGCCACCAGGCGGCTACTCATTTCATTAGCGATTACATGCGCCAGCGTTGTTTTCCCCAACCCCGGCGGCCCGTAGAAAAGAATATGCTCGCACGCCTCTTTCCGCATTTTGGCCGCCTCAATCGAAACCCGCAGCTTCTCCTTCAACTTCTTCTGCCCGATATACTCGACCAGCAACTTCGGGCGCAGAGAGAGTATGAATGACTCTTCCTCGGGCGAAATGATGTCCCCCGATATGATTCTTTCCCGGCTCACTGGCTGCCTCCGTGACGAACCGCCGCTTCCTGATTAAAAATGGCCGAAATCAATTTTTCCGCCGTATCGATTCTTTTGTCGGTGCGAAGAGCATTCTCTATCATCCTCTCCGCCTCGGTTCGCTTGTACTGAAGTTGCAGCAGTACCTCTATCGCCTCGTTGATAAAATTCTCTTTCCCTTTATGCATCACCGTCAGCGGCTCCTCCCCCTTGGCCAGCGCGAAACGGGCCATCTTCCCGCAGAGTTCGGCGATAATTTTATCAGCCAGCCGCCCGCCGATTCCGGGAAGCCGCGCCAGCGTGGCCGCATCCTTGGTCTCAATCGCCGTGGCAATCTGCCGAATCGGCAAGGTTAACGATTTCAGCGCCTTCTTAATACCCAATCCCGAGACAGTCGTGAACAACTGGAAAAATTCTTTATCCACCGGGTCTGTAAATCCGACCAGGTGCGGGTAATGATAGCTCTTTCTGTCTCCCGCCTCTATGTAATTGATCGTGTGAAGCGTGATCCCCACATTTTCAGCTTGAACTTCCTTGAGTTTGGAATAAAGCCCCGAAGGTATCATCAATTCGTAGTACAACCCGTTAAGTTCGAGGGTAATTGTTTCTTCGGTCAGGTGACTTATTCTGCCGGCGATTTGTGAAATCATCTCTTTCCTCGGGATAAAAGCGCGTTGTGATGACACAGCGCTACTGCCAGCGCATCGGCCGTATCCGCCGAATAAAATTCATTCTTCAATTTGAGTATCGCGCGAATCATCTTCTGCATCTGGCCCTTTGTCGCCCGGCCGTTACCAGTCAGCGACTTCTTAATCCGGGTTGAGGCGTACGAAATCACCGGAATCCGGTTCCGGGACGCCTGAAGAAATATAATTCCTCGGGCATGCCCCATGATAATGGCCGTCTTCGGGTGCACATAGTGTGAATATAACTCCTCGACAGCGATATAATCAGGTTTAAATTGCTTGATTATGTTTCCCAGCTCGGTGAAAATTTCGTTCAGTTTTGCCTCGAAAGCGGAACTCTTTTTGGTGTCTATAATACCCGCCTCAAGGACCCGGGTATTATGTCCATCCGACTCCAGCACGCTGTAGCCGGTGATATGCAGCCCCGGATCGACACCGACAATAATCATCGAAGCAACATACGATTCAGCCCGACCGGCTAACCGGCCAGCTTATTCATGATCTTTTCATCGATGTCGAAATTGGCATAAACCTTCTGGACATCATCATGCTCTTCAAGCGTCTCGTACAGCTTGAGCATTGTCTCCGCCTGTTTTTCATCCAGACGCACCGTATTCTGCGGTATCATCGTGCTTTCGGCCGAGGTCACCGGTATCGATTTTTTCTCGATTACGATCCGCACCTTATCGACATCATTCGGCGCGGTGACCACCTCATAAATATCCCCCTGGTTGACCACATCCGAGGCGCCGGCCTCAAGAGCAATTTCCATCAGGGTGTCTTCATCAACCACATTTACGGGGATAGTGATTATCCCTTTCTTATCAAACATCCATGAAACACACCCGTTCTCTCCCAGATTGCCGTTGAATCGGGCGAAAATATGCCGGATTTCCGAAACCGTCCGGTTTTTGTTGTCCGTCAAGATTGTCATATAGACCGCCACTCCCGCCGGCCCGTATCCCTCATAACTGGTTTCCTCATAGGAGACTCCCGGAAGTTCGCCGGTTCCTTTCTGGATCGCCTTCTTGATATTATCGGCCGGCATATTGGCCCCCTTGGCCGTCGCAATCGCCGTCCGCAGGCGGGGGTTACCTTCAATGTCGCCGCCGCCATGACGCGCGGCTACCGTAATCTCTTTAATCAGCTTGGTAAACGTCCGCCCGCGTTCGGCGTCCAGTTTACCTTTTTTGCGTTTAATTGTTGCCCATTTTGAATGGCCGGACATATCCAATCCTCCAGACTAATTTTGTCAAAATATTATCCCTTATTCTAACATTTTTGCCCGATTTAAGCAAGAATTTTATGAAAATGTGATTTGGCCCCTGTAAAGCCGGAGGTAACTGTGCCGGAATGGAGGTTTGGCATGTTTCCGGGAGCTTCGCACCTTTCCCCAATATCACTTTTTCGGAGATGGGAAGCGAATGTAGTTTTTCTCGAAATCCTGTTGCCAGAAATAGGGTTAGGAGGATATAGAGGTATTTTGGCCCGTTCTCACAATGGGTTCGTTTCTTCGATTTTAAAGGATTCCTTTTTTTCCCTGGTTGATTTGGGGACGTGGGCTGTTTGAAGGAGGCGGCTTTACCCCGGCAGGTTTTGGGGCCGGATGATTTTAAGGTATTGGCCTGATTGGCGAGAAGTTGTTTTCGCTTCCTGACATTTAAAGAATCATTCCTCGTACATAAGGGGGGTGAAGCGGAAATCATCATCGATTCGATGTGGATTTTGCAAAATGGGCATGAAGGCAAATACCAAGAGCGCGGGGCTCCCGGCCTACAAAACTTAAATATTATTACTTGACATTTGTATACAAATATATATGCTTCCATATGTGGAAGTAAATGGATTTTGGTTCTTATAGATAGCGAGCACTGTTTGTGCCAAGGAGGGTATAATTGGCTAAATACAAACTCTCCCGCAGAAAACTATTCACTGTTAAGGAAGTTGCCTCCAAGAGATTATTGGATCATTTCGAGCAATCCGTAAGGATGTGGTTGAAAGACAAAGATTTAGGAGGTCATAAAGTGGGCAAGAGACAAGAATGGCGTATATATGGTTCCGATATTGTGAATTTTATGAATAAATATAAATGTGATACTAGCTATCTTGACATTGTTCCTTAGAGTAATTAATATACTCTGGAATTGGAGCGCTTGATCGTATTGAATGCCTTAGGAATCGCCTATTTTGCCTTTTGGCCATTTGTCGGGTTTTTCGGCAATGAGCGAAAGGAGAGACCACTGCGAAGTTTGTGTAACTCATATAGTGTATGACTTTTATGACGCTGTGGTTGACCGTTTCCTTATATTACAAAAGGTTTGCCGGCAATGGTGGCTAATAGGTTTATTGTGAGTCGCGTGCCCGAAAGTGCGAGTCGGGTAGAGATTAAGCATTTATCCTCGCCATGGCAGGCGCAATAGCTTTGCTGGCCGGGTCTGTTCATGCCCTAATGATAATAGGAGGCTAACCATTTATTCACACAACTGGGGGGTTAGATCAATTATCCCTTGGGAATCCTCTTGATTTTTGGAGTAATGGCAGCGTCGACGGCATACTTTTGTCTTGACAATGGGGATCTTCAACCTTAAATTGCAATCGGGATATTATTTTCGCCATATTGGTTCTATTTGGTTGGATTTGTTTGAAAACAAGGAGAGAATATGGGTGAGCGTGAGCAGAATTCACCTGACAGCATCAAGACATTTAAGGAAATTTTTTAAGAGGGTATTCGCCACACCGAGATCCATATCTTTCTGGCTGCCATGGGGGTGTTTGTAGCGATCATATTTGTTCCAAAAGACTTGTTGCCCTGGTTCTATTCCAATATTGCTGGTGATTACCCACGTCTGTTCATACTGGCAGTATTATCGATTATGGTATTTTTGTGGAGGCTTATGGCATGCATTTTGTTTTACAGAAAAAAGGTGCATATACGGCAGTGGGTATACGCTCTCCTTATTGCTATGATTGTTTTGCTCTTGCAGATCCAGCTCTATGATAAGTTGGAGCACAAATTGGCATTGGAGCAATTAATGATTGCACAGCCTGAGCGATATAAAAATTTTTTTCATCTATTCTCATCAGAGCTTGAGCTAACAATTGATGGTGATGGCGACGGTAGATTGGTGAGAAACCAAGTTTTTGAGCCAATGGAAGACCTATGGCGTATTCCCGAATATGATTTTTTTACCTCGGGGGGTGGACTAACTATTAACGATTTTACGTATGAAATACGGAAAGTAATTGATAAAGAAGTGGGCCCAATCGTCGAATCTGACAAACAAGCTTGTGTTGTCCCAGACAATCCGAAACGGTTCAAGATGCTGTATAATACAATCCTTGATGGTCATCTGATTAAGGGTCAAAAATATTCACGCATGACCACGGTGCATGCGGTAGGTGCTTTCATCGATACCATTTCTGATGGTTTATTGGTTAATGTAAATCATCCGACGGACGTTATTCGTATCAAGGTCTATTTCACGAATGGCCGCAAAATCGATACAAATAAAGTGCGCATCACAAAGACGCATGCGGGGGGGGCTGCGCTTCAGGATCCGGAAAATGTGGGTCGTCAAATAGTATTACAGGATGATCGAGTGGATGTTACACTGGATGAACTTCAAGTGGGAGATAAATTTGGCGTTTTTTGGCAGTATACGATTCCTCCGCGTTAAAATATTAATATTAAGCTGTCGAGATATGCATCATACCATATTTTATTCGTCGTTCACGTAAAATGTCAGTGTGGAGGAAAAAAATCCAAGTGAACTGATCGGTCCTATGGTGTCATCAATCCCAGAATGAATGAGATCAATGGCGGGTATTCCGCATAATATCCAAGGGCCAATAAATGCATCCGACTTGCGCTCTGGAACGAACGAAATTGCATGCAGAAGTAAATTCGATTGCTTAAGTCAAATAAATATGATCGAGCATAATGGCATTGGCTATGTCTGTACATAAATCGATGAGGCTTCGACGAAAAGATCGCTGGATTGTTGGTGCGCCGGGAGGTACTGGACAAACCAAACATCACTTATTGCTGATTTCTGATAATGCAGGTTGGAAATGGATTGGGGCAACACCGCTCAAACAAATCCAATCTTGGCAGCCATGATTGGCACGGCTTTTGCTGCAAATAAATCTTGACCTTTTGCGATTCTTAGTATATCTTAATGGCTAGGAATGACAGTATAAGCGCCTCTGTCATGACCTGTACTATTCACAGGTCTTTCCTGCCATAATATGATTAAGTAAATATGAGCTGGAATGAATTAAGGGAGTTCGCATTAAGGAATAAAGATGCGTTACCGATAATTATACAATGGATACCATATTATTGATTATCAAACCACGAGGAGATCGCATAACTCATATAGTGTATGACTTTTATGACGCTGTGGTTGACCGTTTCCTTATATTACAAAAGGTTTGCCGGCAATGGTGGCTAATAGGTTTATTGTGAGTCGCGTGCCCGAAAGTGCGAGTCGGGTAGAGATTAAGCATTTTTGCTGGCCGGGTCTGTTCATGCCCTAATGATAATAGGAGGCTAACCATTTATTCACACAACTGGGGGGTTAGACGCCGTTGAATAGTGTTCCTTCCCCGCGGTTTCCTGCCCCATTCTATTATACTACTATTTTGGTCAGCCCTGTCATAGGAATTGTCAAGTTATATTGAGGTTTATGGCTTACGGTGCTGTATCCTGCATGCAGCCTGTTTGCGGCCGCGTGGCCCACCGCTTGCGGTGGGTTCTACATTTTGCATGTGGCTTGTCTGAGATTGACTTGCTCGGGTGTAACTATGAGACTTGCGCCCCTATTTCGGTTTTTGCGCCAATTCCGAGCCTACCTCGATATTCTTTATCCGGTCGTCATGCTCCTCATTGAGCACGATGATCGCCACGCGGC
The DNA window shown above is from Candidatus Zixiibacteriota bacterium and carries:
- a CDS encoding helix-turn-helix domain-containing protein, with product MAKYKLSRRKLFTVKEVASKRLLDHFEQSVRMWLKDKDLGGHKVGKRQEWRIYGSDIVNFMNKYKCDTSYLDIVP
- a CDS encoding YebC/PmpR family DNA-binding transcriptional regulator, which produces MSGHSKWATIKRKKGKLDAERGRTFTKLIKEITVAARHGGGDIEGNPRLRTAIATAKGANMPADNIKKAIQKGTGELPGVSYEETSYEGYGPAGVAVYMTILTDNKNRTVSEIRHIFARFNGNLGENGCVSWMFDKKGIITIPVNVVDEDTLMEIALEAGASDVVNQGDIYEVVTAPNDVDKVRIVIEKKSIPVTSAESTMIPQNTVRLDEKQAETMLKLYETLEEHDDVQKVYANFDIDEKIMNKLAG
- the ruvB gene encoding Holliday junction branch migration DNA helicase RuvB, which encodes MSRERIISGDIISPEEESFILSLRPKLLVEYIGQKKLKEKLRVSIEAAKMRKEACEHILFYGPPGLGKTTLAHVIANEMSSRLVATSGPSLSRTGDLMGILTNLGEGDILFIDEIHRLSAAIEEFIYPAMEDFKVDFVVDKGAFAKVINIPLKRFTLIGATTRAGLLSPPLRDRFGLYYHIDFYPPEELMEIITRSAQLLSVKITVEAASEISRRARGTPRVANRLLRRVRDFASVKADGDIDIELANTALEAEGIDTIGLDSLDRKFLKVIIDYYKGGPVGIEALGATLNEEIDTLVDMVEPYLLKIGFLQRTRRGRMVSQDACRHLGIKLDLKDQASLFEE
- the ruvC gene encoding crossover junction endodeoxyribonuclease RuvC; this encodes MIIVGVDPGLHITGYSVLESDGHNTRVLEAGIIDTKKSSAFEAKLNEIFTELGNIIKQFKPDYIAVEELYSHYVHPKTAIIMGHARGIIFLQASRNRIPVISYASTRIKKSLTGNGRATKGQMQKMIRAILKLKNEFYSADTADALAVALCHHNALLSRGKR
- a CDS encoding AAA family ATPase translates to MITNIKVKNFKKFGDIEFELGQSVVLIGPNNSGKTTALQALALWHTGLKQWLSKRGTGDAPTKRAGVTIGRKDLIAIPNPTADHLWKDLHVRNHKKVNGKLTTENILVEIIVEMVKGDKCIKCGLEFDYANAEYLYCRPLRLNNLKPILRMPIPTEFEDINVTFLPPMSGLAAVEPKLEQGTIDVLLGEGQTAQVLRNLCYQISQRPNDWKELCEFIKKLFGISLNAPVYIKSRGEITMSYEESSRVKLDLISSGRGLQQMLLLLAQLFSHPGAILLLDEPDAHLEILRQRQIYQIMTEVAKKQNSQIVAASHSEIILEEAAMKDMVIAFIGRPHRIDDRGSQLLKSLNEIGFDQYYQAEEKGWVLYLEGSTDLEILREFAKTLNHEAEKYLERPFVHYVANQPQKANVHFFGLREAKRDLQGIGIFDRLDKPIDDNPPLKKLMWKKREIENYLCFEEVLIKFAQGSENDDLFRLAKENAMRDAIFEITNALKTLSRPDPWGPDIKASDEFLDALFESYHKKLSLPNLMRKTNYHELAKIVPANKIDGEIKEKLDAIVAVAKMVTEIE
- a CDS encoding helix-hairpin-helix domain-containing protein, whose protein sequence is MISQIAGRISHLTEETITLELNGLYYELMIPSGLYSKLKEVQAENVGITLHTINYIEAGDRKSYHYPHLVGFTDPVDKEFFQLFTTVSGLGIKKALKSLTLPIRQIATAIETKDAATLARLPGIGGRLADKIIAELCGKMARFALAKGEEPLTVMHKGKENFINEAIEVLLQLQYKRTEAERMIENALRTDKRIDTAEKLISAIFNQEAAVRHGGSQ